In Oscillatoria sp. FACHB-1406, the sequence GATTGTTGATTGGACAATTAATAACAAACAAGTCAAAAAGAATAAGCTGTATTCTACCCCTATCCAGATTCGCTCGCTGGGTTGCCAATACGATTTAACTCTCATTTTTAAATCGGCTAAAAAAGAAAGGAAAATGAGAGAAAATAGAAAGTAAAATAGAGTATCGCCTCCTGTCATAATAACCCACATCAAATATAACGGCTCGGTTAGCATCCGGCTCGATTCTATTTCTCCTAAATAAATTTTTCCGAGAACGGCGATGGGAACCCAAAACGCATAGATCGAAAGCAACTTATAAAATCGCTTCTGATAAAAATAGTTGGGTTTTTCTCGTTGTTTTTCGTAAAACAAGTATAGAGATATTTGAAAAAAAATAGGGACAGCTAGCAAACTAATATTTTGATAAAAAAAATCTATGATTTGTCCCAGAAAAATATTGTTAAATTCAAAAATCCTTAAAGCGTCGGTATGACGGATGACCACCAGAAGACAGCAAATTGCACGCAAATACTCAAAACCACCAATAGACTGATTTTTCATACTCTACCCCTGGAATTAATTCATTAGTAACTTGCTCCTAAGCGCGGCTGGTGCTGAAATTACAGCAACTGCCGGAAGGGCGAACAAAAAGTGTCGTTCTGCGCCATAAAGGAAAGATACTGTCCCTTTATAACAGAATTTTTAGAAATGAAAATAGATTGAAGACTCCGCGTTACCCGCTAAGCCCCAACAGCCGCACAAGCAAAGAGGGCGACAAAAAAGGTAAAGAAATACTTAATTTTAATCAGTTTAGCGATCGCGTTTACACTTCTTAACGGTTGCTAAAGGCGATCCCTGCCGCATTACTTCATAAACAACCGGACAATTGGGATAGACATTTTGTAAATTCATATAGTGCATGGCGAGGTAATAGTTCGGTGGTTCTCCTTTTTTTCCGTAATCCAAATCTTTGTCGATATCCAAAAATTTAAGATGAGGAACGGCGTAAATTTGAGGAAGAATTTGTTCGCCGCCAATTGCAACTTGTGAATTGGGTTCTGCATTGCGATTAATCCATTCCATTCCTTCGCGCAAAGCCAGCCCCCAATAATCTCGATCGTATTGTCCGTAAGTTTTGCTTAAGCCCCCCGCAAGGCGATTGAAGTAAACGTATTCGTAGGGATGTAACGTTACCATATCAACCGCGATCGGGCTTAACAAAACGAGGGTTAACGCTAGGAAAAACCAACGCACCGCTTTGCGTGCGAGGCTTTGATAGAACCAAAGGGCTGCTGTTACTGCGATCGCCGCTACTCCCGGCAGCACAAATAAAAACTGCCGTTCGGCATTGTACAGCGGAGACTTACCAATAATCGCGATCGCAGGTAAGGTAAAGATTTGCAGAAGCGTTAAAATCGTACAAGCTTTCTGCAAATAATCGAGTTTTCTGTACTTCCAAATTAAACTGATTAAGCCCCCAATGAAAGCAATTTGAAAGATGACAGGAATTGTTAGATGCAGCCATTGAGGGAGGTAATATCGAGGTATTCCTGTCGCCGTAACTAACTGACCTGCAAATAGATTTTTTCCCGGCCAAGTATGCTTCGATAAATAGTGTAATGTTGCGAAAAACCAAGCAATGGGATTCGACCATGAAGAGGGGTAAAATAGGATTGTGAAGGCAGCCCAACTCAATCCCATTAATAGATAAAAGGGATAAAACCGAAAAACCTTAGCATAAAGATTTCGGCTTCCCAAACCGACTAAAAGATGAGCTAAAGCAACGAAAAAGAGCAGGAAAAACCCTCCGATGCGAATTCCCGTTACGGCAGCAACCAGAATGCCATACAGAAAAGAATATAGCGTCAGACGATTTTTTCCCAGCTTTAAGCGTTCTGGAGGGGCTTGAAGATAAGCTTGAATTAAATAAGCGCCTAATACTGTAGCGAGGGTAAAAAGAGCGGCAAAAGGGATATCCTTGGGGTTAAAGAAACTGTGGCCCCAAAAGCGAGGAAAGAGAACTAACGCGATCGCGCCCGTCCAAGCATACTCCCACCCTGCTAAAATACCCACGATCGCGCCAACCGCCCCGTAAGCAAAGAGGGCGACAAAAAAGGTAAAGGGATGCTTAACTTTAATTCGTTCGGCGATCGCGTCGATAATTGCGCGATCGCCCTCCTCTAAGTTTTCGTTTTTGAGGGGGTTGTAATTAACCCCTTGGCGAAATACCTCTCGGACTTGATAAGCAACTTCTGCCGAAAAGTTGAATAGAACGCCGTAATATCTCAAATCCTTGGGAATTTCTCGACCTTTCGCGATCAATTCATAGTTATACTTAACCGTAGAAATTTCCGTGCCTTCATCCCAAGAAACCCCATAATGACCGACGGTAGAAAAGCCGAGAATCGCGATCGCGCCCAGCACCGCAATAAGCTTCAAATAAGCCCCCTTCAGCCCGAACATCAGTTCGCCTCACTTTTTTGCTAATGTTGCTTCCGTTACCTCAACAAAATCGCGGGCTGCCGTTGTGGGCGTAGTGCGCGCGATTAATTCTCGCGATCGCGCCCCCATCCTTTCAATTAAACTCGGATCGTCGAGAAAATGGCTCATTTGCTCGGCTAATTGCTTGGGGTTGTGAGGGTCAAAAATATAACCATTTCCCCCCTCTTCCACTAACTCCAACGCCGCCGCCCCATTCGAGCAAAGCACCGGCTTTCCAAACACCATCGCCTCCGGCAAAACCATTCCCCAAACATCCTCATAAGTTGGGAAAACAAACACATCTGCTTGCTGGAAATACGGCCCCAAATTGCCATATTCAACCCATCCCGCCCAAGTCACCTGGGACTCAAAACCTTTTTCCCGAATCAACGCTTCTAGTTCTTCTCGCTGATCCCCCGTACCGACAATCAAAAGATTAAAATCTTCATAACCGCGTTCTTTTAAAATCGCGCAAGCTTCAATCAACGGCTTAATTCCCTTGCGCTGGGTGATGCGCCCCACATACAAAAAAGTCGGGCGTTTTAAATTCAAATCGACCTTAGCACTGCTTTCCAAACCTCGCTGTAGCGCTTGTGCGTCCGGAACCAAATAAACGTGCAAAGAAATTTTGGATTCCGGAACCTCCAAACACTCCATTAAATACTTCTTACCCGCCTGACTATTGGCAACAAACGTATCGCAAAACTTCGCCAACCACTTACGAACCGTCGTGCGAAACTTTGAATCCCGAAAATCTGTATTCGGCGAACTGCCATCGTAAATCAAGATAATTTTCCAGCGAAAAATTGGCTTGAGTAGCACGCAAAAAACCGTCCACAGCGAAAACGCTTGGGGTAATACAACCTGGGGTTTAAACTGTCGCAGGCGACCGACAATCGCCGGAGAAACAGCAATGAAGCCCCGCGTGTAACCTGCCTCTACCTGTTGAGTTTCCAAAAATGATGTTTCTCCCACCAGTTCGATAACCGAACATCCCGGTAGATTGGGGTCGAATCCCGGCCAGACTTGACCGGTATAAAAAACCGTGTTGGGATAGGTTTTAATAAATTCTTTCAACACGGGCTGCCAGTAAGCACCGAGTTCGACCGAAGGAATAAGCCAAGCAATACGAGTCTCTTTCATGGATTTTAGAACGCTTCTGTATTCAGCTAAAACGCGATGAAATTTCTCAATCGAAATTCTCCCCCTCTCCCCCCTCCCGGTCAGCACCGAGACCTGATTTAATTGATGTAAATGGTTAGGCTTTCTTCGGGTTGCGGAAAAGCATCGTCGGGAGCAACCGACGGTAGGGAAGCAGCCAAAAGATCGGCCACAATAACCCGCCGTGTCGCTTCATGATAATTTTCCATTCGTCAAAGGATTGTAGCGTGACATCTTGGAGGGCTAAACCTTTGGGTTGCCCCATTTTCTTAAGACCTTCCTCGAGTTTGGGAACGCTTCCCGGTTCGGGGGTCGGGTTTCTCGGACAAGTTCCCTGATATCCCGGGGCAATCCACACCGTACAGCCTTCTTGTTTGGCTCGCAAACCGTAGTCCCAATCGCCCGCATAATGGGTTAATTGGGGGTCGAGATTGCCAACCCGCTGCACCACCGATCGCGGAATCAGCACGATATTACCGCACATCGCGTCGCATTTTTGCGGCGTATCGGTCGGTTCGATGGAACGGACTTTAAATGGGGGAAACAGCGGACCGTGCTGTTTAATCCCGCCGTAGGTAAACTCTTGCGTGTCTGGGTCTTGCGTGGAACCGGCGACAATGGCTTTATCTTCGCCTTTTGCGGCCAACTGCGCCGAAGTTTCTAGTAGCGCGGCTAGGGCGTTGGGATAGAGCATGGTATCGTCATTGAGCCAGACATAGTAGTCGTAGTCGCCTTTAAGCGCTTCCTCGAAGGCGTAGCGCATTCCCCCATTCCAAAACAGACTCCCCGTTCCGGAAAAAATTTTAACTTGGGGATAAGTTTGGCGAATCGCATCGGCGGTTCCATCGGTACTGCCATCGTCTACCAGATAAACGTCTAAGCTTACCTCGGAGGTAAAGTCTTGGTTAAATAACCGCTGCAAACAGTCTAGAGTTTTGCTTTTGCGGTTATAACAGGTTAAGAGGACAGCTAAGCGAGCGCAATTCATCGACTTCAGGGTATATAGAATAGG encodes:
- a CDS encoding glycosyltransferase family 4 protein, whose product is MKETRIAWLIPSVELGAYWQPVLKEFIKTYPNTVFYTGQVWPGFDPNLPGCSVIELVGETSFLETQQVEAGYTRGFIAVSPAIVGRLRQFKPQVVLPQAFSLWTVFCVLLKPIFRWKIILIYDGSSPNTDFRDSKFRTTVRKWLAKFCDTFVANSQAGKKYLMECLEVPESKISLHVYLVPDAQALQRGLESSAKVDLNLKRPTFLYVGRITQRKGIKPLIEACAILKERGYEDFNLLIVGTGDQREELEALIREKGFESQVTWAGWVEYGNLGPYFQQADVFVFPTYEDVWGMVLPEAMVFGKPVLCSNGAAALELVEEGGNGYIFDPHNPKQLAEQMSHFLDDPSLIERMGARSRELIARTTPTTAARDFVEVTEATLAKK
- a CDS encoding glycosyltransferase family 2 protein produces the protein MNCARLAVLLTCYNRKSKTLDCLQRLFNQDFTSEVSLDVYLVDDGSTDGTADAIRQTYPQVKIFSGTGSLFWNGGMRYAFEEALKGDYDYYVWLNDDTMLYPNALAALLETSAQLAAKGEDKAIVAGSTQDPDTQEFTYGGIKQHGPLFPPFKVRSIEPTDTPQKCDAMCGNIVLIPRSVVQRVGNLDPQLTHYAGDWDYGLRAKQEGCTVWIAPGYQGTCPRNPTPEPGSVPKLEEGLKKMGQPKGLALQDVTLQSFDEWKIIMKRHGGLLWPIFWLLPYRRLLPTMLFRNPKKA